From the genome of Schaalia odontolytica:
GCGACGCGACGACGCGTCTTCTCCTGCGAGGCATGACCGACGACCGTGGCGCGAGCCAGGCCCAGGCGCGTGAGGATGTAGGCGTATTCGCGGTCACCGTGCGCCGCCTGGTTCAGGTTCATGAAGTCCATGTCGATGCTACCCCAGGGGATCTCGACATTAGCCTGGGTCGCCAGGTGCAGCAGGGGCTTGCGCAGGACCTCGAGGCCGCGGATCCACATCTTCGCAGGGCTGAACGTGTGCATCCAGGAGATGACGCCGAGGACGCGGTCGTCCGCGCTGGCCTCGAGCATTGCTCGCTTGATGGCGTCGGAGTCCTTCAGGACGGGCTTCCATACGATCGGCGCGGGGAGCAGGTCTGATTCGTTGAGCAGGCGAACGACCTCTTGGGACTGCTTGGCGACCTGCGCCAGGGTTTCCTCGCCGTACAGGTCCTGGCTGCCGGTGACGAACCAGACCTCGCGGCCCTCGTAGAAACTGGTCACGGTGAAATCTCCTTTGATGTCAGTGCTGTCCGTAGACGTTTTGGTAGCGGTCGTAGAGGGAATCAATGTGGTGCTGCTCGATGGGAACGAGAGGTCCGCCCGCCCGGGCGACATGCACGGTCTTGGCGACCTCCTCGACCATGACGGCGGCCTTGACGGCGGCGCGCGCGTCGCGCCCGATCGTGAAGGGGCCGTGGTTGCGCATGAGGACAGCCGGCGAGCGCGATTCGCGCAGGGTGTCAACGATGCCGCGCCCGATCGAGTCGTCGCCAATGAGGGCGAAAGGACCGACGGGGACGAGGCCGCCGAACTCGTCGCCCATCATGGTCAGGACGCAGGGAATCTCCTCGCCGCGCGCCGCCCAGGCGGTGGCGTAGGTGGAGTGCGTGTGCACGACGCCGCCCACCTCGCTCATGTGACGGTAGACGTAGGCGTGCGCGGCGGTGTCCGAGGAGGGCGCCCCCTCCCCCAGCACGAGGTTTCCGTCGAGGTCACACACGACCATCGCCTCGGGACTCAGGTCATCGTAGGACACACCCGAGGGCTTGATGACGAGGAGGTCCTGACTGCCGTCCTGGGCCTCGCCGCGCACTCGCTGGGAGACGTTCCCTGCCGTCCAGACGACGAGGCCCCAGCGGGGTAGCTCGGCATGCAGGGTGGCGACGTATTCACGAACGCGCTCGATCTCGCGCGCGAACTCGGGGGTCCATGTGTCGGGGTTGCGGTGATCCATTCGTACTCCTCACTGAGCACCGATGAGCATCGGTTGGGTTAACGTTAACATTCACCCGCGCATGAAAGCAAGTATGACTACCAAAAGAGCCTCTAACGAGGGCAAACTCCCGTCGAACCGCGCACAACGAGGCGTGTAGGACGCACGTACGTGTCCACCGATTCCCCGTCGAGCGCGTGACTGACCGCCTCAAGTGCGCAGCGCCCAAGGTCCGCGAAATCCTGACGCACCGTCGTCAGCCCCGGCCCCGCGTAGGCGGCCATCGGCACATCGTCGAAACCCGCGACCGACACGTCACCCGGAACACTCACCCCGGCCTCGGCGAAGGCTCGGAGGAGACCGACCGCGACCTCGTCGTTCGCGCACATGACGGCATCAGGCAGGCCATTTTCGACAAGGTTCTGTCCTGCAACGTACCCCCAGCGCGCCTCCCACGAGCCGACGAGCGGCTCGCGCATCGGCAGACCCTCCTGGACCATCGCCTCGCGCCACCCGGCCACGCGTTCACGCGCCTCGAACCACTCCTGAGGACCCGCCACGCAGGCGATATCACGATGACCGAGCGTCATCAGGTGCTCCGCGAGCGCGCGCGCACCTCCGCGCTGGTCCGCGTGAACGACCGACACTCCGCGTCCGAACGTGCGCCCGCCGGAGACCGCGACCACCGGCACGGACGCGCCCTGGGATGCCACGGCCTCGGCGAGGGAATCCACCGGCGCGATGACCACGATCGCCTCGGCGGCCAGGGAGGAGAAGTGGTCGAAGGCACTGGCCACGTCGTCGGCACGGAAACGATCGAGGGCCACAACCGACGTGAAGAGCCCCGCTTTGCGGGCGGCAACCTCCAGTGCCACCAGCATCGAGGAGGGACCGAAGTGGGCCGAGGTCGTGGTCACGACGCCGATAATGCCCGAGCGGGCGGTCACCAGGGCACGGGCCACCGAGTTCGGGCGGTATCCCAGCTGTTCAATCGCGGCCTGCACGCGCTCGCGCGTCCGAGGCGATACGCGCCCCTTGCCGTTCACAACGCGAGACACCGTCTGATGCGAGACACCGACCAATTCGGCCACGTCCGCCATCGACGGAGGACGACCATTGCGCGTCATACCGGCCTCCCTCCCGCATAAGTCCGGCTTTGTTCACATCGTAAACGAAAAGCATCCGCGACATAGAACTCGCCACACTTTTTAAATAACTCGTAAAACAATCATGCCGATCACAGAGAATGGAGGGGTCCCTTCAACACTTGGATAAAGGTCCAGGAGACACAGATGGCATCAAGCCCCTCGTCCGCTCCCCACCCCGTCGATCAAGTCCCTCCCTTTGGGAAACTCACCATTCTGGGCATTCAGCACGTCCTCGCGTTCTACGCGGGCGCCGTGGTCGTCCCGCTCGTCATTGCTTCCGGCCTCGGGCTCGACAACCACACGCTGGTCCACCTCATTAACGCAGACCTGCTCACCTGTGGCATCGCCACCATCATCCAGTCGGCCGGCATTGGCCGCTTCATCGGCGTGAAGCTCCCCCTCATCCAGGGCGTCACGTTCACCGCCGTCTCACCCCTCATCGCAATCGGCGCGGCTGCAACGCCCGTCGGCGCCAACCCGACGACCGGCCTGGCCACCATGTACGGCTCCATCATCGCCGTCGGCCTTCTCGTCTTCCTGGTCGCTCCTTTCTTCGCCAAGCTCCTGCGTTTCTTCCCGCCGATTGTCACGGGCACGCTCTTGACCGTCATGGGCACGACGCTCCTGTCCGTCTCCGCCGGAGACATCGTCGCCTGGGCCGATCGGGCCACCGATGATGCAGCGAAGGCAGCCGCAACATACGAGGCACTCGGCTTCGCTTTTGGAACGATCGCGATCATCGTCATCATCCAGCGCCTCTTCAAGGGCTTCATGGGCACCCTGTCCGTCCTGCTCGCCTTGCTCATCATGACAGCCGTTGCCTTTGCGATGGGCAAGACCGATTTCTCGGGCGTGGGAGAAGCCAGCTGGTTGGGCATCACCACGCCCTTCTACTTCGGCATCCCGAAGTTCTCCGCCACCGCGCTCCTCGCCATGATCATCGTCATGGCCGTGACCGCCGTGGAGACCACGGGCGACGTCTTCGCCACCGGCGAGGTCGTGGGCAAGCGCATCGCCCCGCGCGACATCGCCAACGCCCTGCGCGCCGACGGCCTGTCCACGCTGCTGGGCGGCGTCCTCAACTCCTTCCCCTACACCTGCTTCGCGCAGAACGTCGGCCTCGTGCGCCTCACCCGCGTGAAGTCCCGCTGGGTCGTCACCGCCGCGGGCGTCTTCATGATCGTCCTGGGCCTGCTGCCCAAGGCAGCGGCGATCGTCGCAGCCATCCCGCAGCCTGTCATCGGCGGCGCCTCGCTGGCGATGTTCGCCAACGTCGCCGTCGTCGGCATCCAGACCCTGGCGAAGGTTGACCTGCGCGACAACCGCAACGCCGTCATCGTCTCCACGTCGATCGGCCTGGCCCTCCTCGTGACTCTCAAGCCCGGCATTGTCTCGGTCATGCCCTCCTGGCTGCAGATCATCTTCGGCTCCGGCGTGACCATCGGCTCGCTGACGGCCATCATCCTGAACCTCTTGTTCTTCCACATCGGACGCCCGGCCTCGCCGGACGTGGCCGTGGTGGACGGCAAGAAGATCAACCTGGACGACATCAACGCGATGGATCGCGACCAGTTCGTCGCAACTTTCTCGTCGATGTTCTCCGCTCACACGTGGCCGGTCGAGCGCGCGTGGGAGTCCCGTCCCTTCGCCTCCGTGTCCGAGCTGCGTTCCTCCTTCGAGGACGCCGTCCTGTCGGCTACCCCCGAGGAGGCCGAGGAGCTCATCGCGTCCTACACGGACGTCGTCTCCCTGGTCCTCGACGGCGCGGGTGATGAGCAGGCCAGCTCGGACACCTCGTCCCTGTCCGTGGGCGAGGTGTCCTCCGAAGAAGCCGAGGAACTGCGCGCCCTGGCCGCCGCCTACCGCGAGAAGTTCGGCCGTCCGCTGGTCATCTGCGTGGATAACGTGGTGGACCGCAAGCACCTGCTGTCCTCGGGCTGGCGCCGCGTCGAGCACTCCCCCGCCCGCGAGGCTCGCTTCGCGCTCGGCGAGGTCATCGACATCGCCGACCTGCGTTTCGATCAGCTGGTCGCCGACGCGAACCCCATGCGCGCCGCGTGGGACGCTGGTTTTGAGCGCCTCTGAGTAGCTTTCAGCTTCTCTGACTGACGAGGCCGGGGCGCGTTGGGCAATATGCCTGACGCGCCCCGGCTTTTTCATGCCTCAGCCGTGACGGTTCCCTCACGAGTCGCTCCGGATGCAGATACGCCGAGGGGCCGACCTGGCGGTCGGCCCCTCGGCGTATCCCATCAACACAGTGCAAGTTGTCCCAGAAGGCTCCTCGATGATGTCTCGTCGGCATTGCTCGGGCCCGTGTGGCCCGTGCCGTATTCCCTTGTGATGACACCTACTGTAGGCACCCAACCTTGCGGCAACGGCAAGGCAAGCTGAGAAAAACCTGGGATTTTAACCCCGCAGATAATTGACTGATCACAAGACGAGTGTGCGCCCCCGGTTTCCCGGGGGCGCACACTGCGTTACGCGCTGTCAGTGCTGCGCGTTAGGCCTCAGCCGTTCCACTGGCCGTTCTCGGCGAAGTAGTACCACTTCCAGCCGATCCAGTGCCCACCCGTGTACATCGCACCCGAGTCGGTACTCAGGTAGTACCAGAAGCCACCATCCTTCAGCCAACCGGTCGTCAACGCGCCACTGGAGTGCATGAAGTACCAGGACGAGCCGTCCTTGACCCATCCGGTCGCCATCGCGCCACTACCGGGCGTCAGGTAGTACCAGGTCGGACCATCAAGCAGCCAACCGGTCACCATCCGACCCGTCGCAGGATCCAGGTAGTACCAGGAAGAGCCATCCTTCACCCAGCCACTCGCCTGGGCACCCGAAGCGTCGTGGTAGAACCACGAACCAGCCTCACTCACCCAACCGGTACGCATGTAGCCGCGAGAATCAAAGCGGTAGATCGAGTTGCCGATCTGCAGCGTCTGGCTCACCGGGTAGGTCCCGTCGGCGTAGCGGTACCACCAGCCGAGAGAGTCGCTCACCCACTGGCCACCCTGCGGGGCAGGTGCCGGGGTCGGATCCGGGGAAGGCTCCGGCGCGGGCGCAGGATCCGGGGTCGGAGCGGGCGTCGGATCACCCTGGAGGCGCACCTCCTGCTTGGCGGGGTTGACGCCCCAGTCCCAGGCGAAGAGGTACGGGGTCACCGGGGCCTCGTCCGTGCGTCCCTGCTGCGCCCAGGCGGCCTTCAGCTCCGAGACGGGCACGTCGAAGTGGTAGCGGTGCGTGCCATCGGCGAGGATCTCACCATCGTCCTCGACGAGCTTGCGGTAGTACCACGTGCCATCGGCGTCCTCGTGGAAGTCGATGCCGGCCACGGGCGAGGCGTCGGTGACGTCGAAGGACACCGTGCGGGCATCGCCCTCACCGCTCACCGCCAGGTTGGAGATGACGGGGGCCTGCGTGTCCAGCGTGAACTCGTAGCTCATCTGGTGCTTGCGCGAGGACGGACCATCCGTCGCGGCCTCAATCGTCAGCGTGTAGGCGCCGTCGGCCAGCTCGTTGCCGGACTGGTCATAGCCGTCGAAGAAGGGTTCCTCACCGGCGAACTCACCCGGCTTCGTCCAGCCGGTCTCGAGGTCGTAGAGGGACTTGCGCACGCGGTTGATCGTATAGGAACGCACGGACTCGCCCGCGGAGTTGCGGTAGGTGAGAGTCATCGACGGAACGGAGCGCAGCATGCCGGTCATCGGCGCGATCTTGTCGGGGGCACCCGCCCACTTGGCGCGCGAGGTGATAAGGCGCTGCGTGTTGATCGTGGTGACCAGGTTCGAGTCCTGCTTGTCCGACAGCGGGTTCAGCGCTCCCAGCGGGATAGACGAGTGGGAGTTCACCAGCGCGGAACGGTAGACGTGCACAGGCGTCGTCTCGTTGTCCGACCACTTGCCGTCGAAGACGTTCGGGGCTCCCCACGAGCCGTAGAAGCCCAGGTAGGGCACGGTCAGGCTCGGGGTCCCATCCTTGCTCGTGAAGGTCACGGCGCCGTCGATGAAGGTGCCCTTCGGGGCGTTCTCCGACGCAAAGGCCGCGAACTCGGACTCGGGGGTCACGGTGACGGTCACGGTGGCGTTCGACATCGCGGGGACCGTGATCTGCTGGGCGTCCCCGGCCTCGGCAACGCCGTCACCGGAGAAGGTCAGCGAGATGCCCGCGCCCGCCCAGTTCTGCGAGTGCTCGAGGAAGAGGCCCTCCTCGACCATCTCGGAGAGCGCCTGGCCGCCGAGTGTGTAGGTGTGGGCGGCATCAGAGAGGTTGGTCAGCTGCACCTGGAAGGTCCAGCCCTTCGTCCCGTCGCCGAGGTCGGCCTTGGGTCGGGAGGGGTCGGCGGCGCCCACCACGGTCGGGTAGACGGTCGCGGTGGTCGCTGCGAGCGCGTCGACGGCGCCCGCGCCGACCCTGCGCGGCGAGTAGTAGGTGCCGTCGCCCAGCTCGACGTCGACGAGCGGGTGGGCGGTGCCCATGAGGAGGTTGGTGACGACCGCGTTCTTCTGCTCGGCGCTCATTCCAGAGAAGGCAGGATCGTTCGCGAGGCGCTGGCGCACGAGGGCACTGATGCCCGCGACCTGCGGGGATGCCATCGAGGTGCCCGACAGGCGCTGATACTCGTTGCCGAGGTAGGCCGACATGATGTCGCCGCCGGGGGCAGCGATCTCAGGCTTGAGGGTCAGGTCGGGGGCCACGCCCCACGCCGAAAACTCCGAGGCCGTCGGGTTGTTCGAGGCCAGCACGATGCCGGAGTGCGTGACAGTCACGGTGACGTCGGCTCCGTTGGCGCTAGCCAGGGCCTCGCGGATCGCCTCGCCGTCACGCTTGGTGATGGTCACCGTCGGCATCGACGTCGTCGAGCCGATGATCGCCTGGTAGGGCGTGCCGGCCTCGTCCGTGTCAGCGACCATGAGGGCTGCAGGAGCCGGCGAAAGGGCCGTCAGGTTGCGCGCCTTGAGTTCCTCGGTCATGGCCGAGCCATCGCGGGAGTCGGTGCCGCCCTTGTCCTCGAGGACGATCACGCCGGAGAGGTCGGTGCCCGCGTACTGCTCGAGCTGGCCGGTGCCGCCAGCGCCGGCGTCGACGATGCGGTAGGTCTTCTCAGGAACGTCGCGCAGGCCGCGCACAGCCGCACCCTGGCCGTCGAGGGCGGTGCGGTAGGCGATCTTGCGATCGCCCAGGCTCACGTAGGACAGGGCCTCCTGGTTGTCGACGGAGGCGACGGCCAGGGTGGACTTGTAGGAGGCGGGTTCGCCGAGCGTGCCCGTGTCGGGGTCGGTCGCGAACGGCTTGTTCTGGCCGGAGTTGTTGCCATAGGCGTTGGAGAAGGCGTTGCCGCCCGCCGCGTTGACGGTGATGCCAGCGGCGGCGAGCTTCTCATACACGCCGGCGAATACGCTGCCCGCGTCGCTGCTCATGCCGGAGTCGTCACCCAGGGACAGGTTGATGACGTCGGGCTTGATGACGAGCGCGTCATCGAGGGCCGCCAGCAGCGCGCTGTCAGGCATCGAGCCGTCCGCGTCCGAGGCGACCTTGGCGACGACGATCTGCGCGTGGGGTGCGGTGCCCTGCAGGACGTCCGCGTTGGCGGCCGCGATCGCGGTGACGTGCGTACCGTGGGACAGGTCCTTCTCGGAATGGGGCACGACGTCGGCGTCATTGTCCGCATAGTCGTAGGCGAAGGGGATCTTGCTGTTCACGTACGTGCCGGCTCCGCCGTGCGGGAGCTTGCCCGCGAAGGCCTGCACGTCGGCCTGGCTCATGCGCACGTTGACGCCGTCCATCGAGCCGGCGAAGGCGTCGTGGTCGGTCTGCAGGCCTGAGTCGATGACTTCGATGACCTGACGATCGCCCTTGAGGGCGACCTCGTTCGCGCGCGTCATCGCCAGGGACGAGGCGTTCTTGAGGACGGGCGCACCGCTCCCCTCGGCACCGGTTTCCATCGGCTTGTGGACGCCCTCGATGAAGGCGGTCTTGACGCCCTCGACCTTCTGGATCACGGAGAGAGCGGAGCCGGGCGCCTCGATGGCGAAGCCGACGAAAGCGTTGGTGTACTCGCGCACGGTCGTGACCTGCGCACCGGGGACGACTCCCTCGACCGCGGAGGTAATGCGGGCCTTCACGTCGTCGCGAGTGGCCTGCGTGGAGCCACCGGCTGTTCCATCCTCCAACTGGACGATGATCGTGGTCGGGGTGTCGTCAGCCGCCTCCTGCGCGGACGAGGCCTCGGGCAGGGTCACTCCCCCGGCCTCGGCCTGGCGGATGGACAGCAGCGCGTCCTCGACTCGCGTACCCGACTGCGCGTCCTTCGACGAGGCGTGGGTGGGGTTGGCGGGGAGGACACCGCCCGGCTGCGGGCTCGCTGCGAGCGCCGGGACGCTCACGCCGGTCAGGGCGAGGGCTGCGGCGAGCGCGAGTGCCGGGGTGGAGTGATGGGACATCAATGGCTCACTTACGTATCGACGAGATGACGATCTAGTGCGCGTCCGGATGACGCGCCGTCCCATTATGCGAAAGTTCTTCCAGTTGTGCAGTATGCATGTCCGATAGATGGCCCAGTGTCCACGCACTGACATTTTGTGCAGGCCCGAATATAAGCCGAGGGGCCGACCTTGCGGTCGACCCCTCGGCTTATCCCATCAACACAGTGCAAGTTTTCCCAGAAAGCTCCTCGAAAAAGTCTCGTCGGCATGTCCCGGACCCCCATGGTCCGTGCCGTATTCCCTTGTGATGACATTCAGTGTAAGGATCGAACCTTGCGACAACAGCAAGACAACCTGAAAAAACCCTGGGAATTTTGCGCTTGGTGCCTTTGACAGAAGCCAGGCCCGCACACCCAATGCGAATCGGGGTGCGGGCCTGGGCGGTCAGTCTGAGGGGCGACCTAGCTGATCAGCTGTCCCGTCTCAGAGAAGGTGTACCACGTCCAGAAGATGCGCAGTCGGCCCGTAGCCATCGCGCCGCTTCCGGTCTTCAGGTAGTACCAGGCACCACCGTCCTTGAGCCACCCCGTCATCATCTTGCCGGTGGTGGGGTTGAGATAGTACCAGGTGTCGCCGTCCTTGACCCAGCCGGTCGCCATGACGCCCGTGGCCGGGTCCAGGTAGTACCAGGAGATTCCGTCGAGGACCCAGCCGCTCGCCTGCGCGCCCGATGCGTTGTGGTAGTACCACGAGCCCTGCTCCTTCACCCATCCGGTGCGCATGTAGCCGCGCGCGTCGAAGCGGTACGTCGCTCCGTCGATAGCGAGGGTCGCATCGGCGGGGTACGTGCCGTCCTCGTAGCGGTACCACCAGCCGCGGCCATCCCACTTCCAGGTACCGGCCTTGGGGGCGGGCGCGGGGGCACTGACATGGATGGTGGCGCTGGCGGACACGCTCGGCTGCGTCGGGTCGGAGACGGTGATGGTCGCGTCGCCCGCTCCCACCGCGCGTACCTCGCCGGTCGCACTGACGGTCGCCACGGCCTCGTCCGAGGAAGACCAGACGACGCCGGTCACGTTCGCGTCCGCGGGCTCGTGGGTGGCGCTCAGCGCGAGGGTCTCCCCCACGCCGAGCGTGGCGGACTCGCGCGACAACGCGAGCGACGTCATGGGGATCGCTGTGAGGGCGACCGGCGCCGTTGCCCCGTTGACCGGCCAGTCCCACACGTGCAGGTAGATCGTCGACGGGTCACCGCCGATGCTCGTCAGGGCGTCCTTCAGCGGCACGTCGAAGTGGATGTGGACCAGACCGTCCTCGCTGCGCCCGGTCGGGTAGACCTCGGCGCCGCGCTCGACAACCTTGCCGTCGTCGGTGGCCGAGAAGCCGATACCGGCGATGGCCGAGGAGTCGATGACGTCGAAGGACAGGACGCGATCCTTGCCCTCACCCGACACCGTCACGTTGGAGATGACGGGAGCCTGCGTATCCAGGATGACGCTGTAGCTGATGGCCTGGGTCGCGGGCGACGGGCCGTAGGTCGAGGCATCGATCGTCAGCGTGTAGCGCCCGTCCGGCAACTCGGTGCCGTCCGGCGCATAGCCGTTGAACCAGGGGTCGCAGCCCGGCGCGGAGTCCTCGACCGTGCGCGGAGAGCGCGTGTGCACGTCGTAGATGGACCGATCCGCGCGCCCGCACGTGAAGGAGCGGATCGTCTCCCCGGCCTCGTTCCTAAAGGTGTAGGTCAGCGAGGGAACGGAGCGCAGCAGCACCGTGCCCGGGGTGACGACGGTCCGGGCGTCCTCGTGCGTGGAGCGCGAGATGACGAGGAGGTCGGGGTTGACCCCGTTGATCATCCTCTCGTCCTCGACGTCGAAGGGGCTCTGCTGGCCGAAGGGCAGGCGCCCATTCATGAACGTCGACCCGTATCCGCTGATGTGGTTGTCCGGGGTGACCAGGTCGAAGA
Proteins encoded in this window:
- a CDS encoding L-ribulose-5-phosphate 4-epimerase, whose translation is MDHRNPDTWTPEFAREIERVREYVATLHAELPRWGLVVWTAGNVSQRVRGEAQDGSQDLLVIKPSGVSYDDLSPEAMVVCDLDGNLVLGEGAPSSDTAAHAYVYRHMSEVGGVVHTHSTYATAWAARGEEIPCVLTMMGDEFGGLVPVGPFALIGDDSIGRGIVDTLRESRSPAVLMRNHGPFTIGRDARAAVKAAVMVEEVAKTVHVARAGGPLVPIEQHHIDSLYDRYQNVYGQH
- a CDS encoding LacI family DNA-binding transcriptional regulator; the encoded protein is MTRNGRPPSMADVAELVGVSHQTVSRVVNGKGRVSPRTRERVQAAIEQLGYRPNSVARALVTARSGIIGVVTTTSAHFGPSSMLVALEVAARKAGLFTSVVALDRFRADDVASAFDHFSSLAAEAIVVIAPVDSLAEAVASQGASVPVVAVSGGRTFGRGVSVVHADQRGGARALAEHLMTLGHRDIACVAGPQEWFEARERVAGWREAMVQEGLPMREPLVGSWEARWGYVAGQNLVENGLPDAVMCANDEVAVGLLRAFAEAGVSVPGDVSVAGFDDVPMAAYAGPGLTTVRQDFADLGRCALEAVSHALDGESVDTYVRPTRLVVRGSTGVCPR
- a CDS encoding solute carrier family 23 protein, which gives rise to MASSPSSAPHPVDQVPPFGKLTILGIQHVLAFYAGAVVVPLVIASGLGLDNHTLVHLINADLLTCGIATIIQSAGIGRFIGVKLPLIQGVTFTAVSPLIAIGAAATPVGANPTTGLATMYGSIIAVGLLVFLVAPFFAKLLRFFPPIVTGTLLTVMGTTLLSVSAGDIVAWADRATDDAAKAAATYEALGFAFGTIAIIVIIQRLFKGFMGTLSVLLALLIMTAVAFAMGKTDFSGVGEASWLGITTPFYFGIPKFSATALLAMIIVMAVTAVETTGDVFATGEVVGKRIAPRDIANALRADGLSTLLGGVLNSFPYTCFAQNVGLVRLTRVKSRWVVTAAGVFMIVLGLLPKAAAIVAAIPQPVIGGASLAMFANVAVVGIQTLAKVDLRDNRNAVIVSTSIGLALLVTLKPGIVSVMPSWLQIIFGSGVTIGSLTAIILNLLFFHIGRPASPDVAVVDGKKINLDDINAMDRDQFVATFSSMFSAHTWPVERAWESRPFASVSELRSSFEDAVLSATPEEAEELIASYTDVVSLVLDGAGDEQASSDTSSLSVGEVSSEEAEELRALAAAYREKFGRPLVICVDNVVDRKHLLSSGWRRVEHSPAREARFALGEVIDIADLRFDQLVADANPMRAAWDAGFERL
- a CDS encoding S8 family serine peptidase produces the protein MSHHSTPALALAAALALTGVSVPALAASPQPGGVLPANPTHASSKDAQSGTRVEDALLSIRQAEAGGVTLPEASSAQEAADDTPTTIIVQLEDGTAGGSTQATRDDVKARITSAVEGVVPGAQVTTVREYTNAFVGFAIEAPGSALSVIQKVEGVKTAFIEGVHKPMETGAEGSGAPVLKNASSLAMTRANEVALKGDRQVIEVIDSGLQTDHDAFAGSMDGVNVRMSQADVQAFAGKLPHGGAGTYVNSKIPFAYDYADNDADVVPHSEKDLSHGTHVTAIAAANADVLQGTAPHAQIVVAKVASDADGSMPDSALLAALDDALVIKPDVINLSLGDDSGMSSDAGSVFAGVYEKLAAAGITVNAAGGNAFSNAYGNNSGQNKPFATDPDTGTLGEPASYKSTLAVASVDNQEALSYVSLGDRKIAYRTALDGQGAAVRGLRDVPEKTYRIVDAGAGGTGQLEQYAGTDLSGVIVLEDKGGTDSRDGSAMTEELKARNLTALSPAPAALMVADTDEAGTPYQAIIGSTTSMPTVTITKRDGEAIREALASANGADVTVTVTHSGIVLASNNPTASEFSAWGVAPDLTLKPEIAAPGGDIMSAYLGNEYQRLSGTSMASPQVAGISALVRQRLANDPAFSGMSAEQKNAVVTNLLMGTAHPLVDVELGDGTYYSPRRVGAGAVDALAATTATVYPTVVGAADPSRPKADLGDGTKGWTFQVQLTNLSDAAHTYTLGGQALSEMVEEGLFLEHSQNWAGAGISLTFSGDGVAEAGDAQQITVPAMSNATVTVTVTPESEFAAFASENAPKGTFIDGAVTFTSKDGTPSLTVPYLGFYGSWGAPNVFDGKWSDNETTPVHVYRSALVNSHSSIPLGALNPLSDKQDSNLVTTINTQRLITSRAKWAGAPDKIAPMTGMLRSVPSMTLTYRNSAGESVRSYTINRVRKSLYDLETGWTKPGEFAGEEPFFDGYDQSGNELADGAYTLTIEAATDGPSSRKHQMSYEFTLDTQAPVISNLAVSGEGDARTVSFDVTDASPVAGIDFHEDADGTWYYRKLVEDDGEILADGTHRYHFDVPVSELKAAWAQQGRTDEAPVTPYLFAWDWGVNPAKQEVRLQGDPTPAPTPDPAPAPEPSPDPTPAPAPQGGQWVSDSLGWWYRYADGTYPVSQTLQIGNSIYRFDSRGYMRTGWVSEAGSWFYHDASGAQASGWVKDGSSWYYLDPATGRMVTGWLLDGPTWYYLTPGSGAMATGWVKDGSSWYFMHSSGALTTGWLKDGGFWYYLSTDSGAMYTGGHWIGWKWYYFAENGQWNG